The genomic region TTCATAATGAACCAAGTTCGTTATGGGCCAAAGTCATTGTTAGCTTGTATGGACCTTCGGGTGGGCTTGTTCAACTTCGGCCCCTATCTAACCTTAACTTTTCTAGTACGTGGCGATCTATTGTATGTGCAGGAAACTCATTAGAAGATATCGACGTGCCCTTCAGCAAATCCTTTGAAAAAGGCGTCGGTGACGGGTCAGCAACTTTATTTTGGACAGAAAAATGGATCTCTGATGATTGTCTTCAGCGCAAATTCAAAAGATTATTCGAGTTAGATAGCAAGAAAGATGTGTTAATAGCCGATCGAGTTTTGTGGACTGATACAGGGTGCGTTTTCAATTGGGACTGGACAAGAGATTTATTGGGCAGAGCGCATGGGGAGTTGGAAGAACTGCAAAATCTATTAAGGTCTTTCGAACGAGACAACAGGGATGCAGGAAAGTGGTTTTGGGCGATGTCTACAAACGGAAATTTCACGACAAAAAAGCTTAATGACGTCATTGCTGGGAAGATGTTGTTCGAATTTAGAAGCCAACCGACAACTTTGAGAAACTCCCTAGTTCCAAAAAAGGTGGAAATCTTCATTTGGCGGGTCCGAAAAAAGAAACTTCCGGTTCTCTATGAGCTTGACAGACGCGATATCGACCTCCATTCGGTACTATGTCCCACCTGCGGAAATGACATTGAAACGGTAGACCATGCTATGATTTTTTGCTCTTATGCTTTTGATGTGTGGTCGAGAGTTTACAAATGGTGGGGTTTGGAAAACTTTTGCAACCTAAGCATAAGTGAAGCTTTTGTTTGGAAAGTAAACAGGTCGACTTCGAAATTGGGAGAAAAGATATGGGAGGCGGTGGAATGGACGTGTGGGTATACATTGTGGAAAAATAGAAACCAAAAAGTTTTCAAAAACAAGTCTTGGTGCGTTCCGACTATCCTAAATAAAattcaaatcatgagtttcgattgGATTTCGCGAAGGATCAAAGCTGTGCGGCTAGATTGGTGCACATGGCTTTCATATCCGCAAGTTTACCTTGAGGCGTTGTAACATATATGCTACCTCAGCATGTAGATGGTGCGATAGAGTCTAAAGCGTTTCAACATAGTGTTGTAGTTTTATCTTTTGTTTTTCATCTTTTTCGTGTATTTGTAACCATGTTTTGATCATCAATAaaattttctgtttttgctgttcaaaaaaaaaaaaatattggtatattgaaattgaataaattaaaatgaatatatgataacatcgattatttatattgatatattaAAAAGGATGGACCAAAATTATTGGTTTCACGTGATAATTTAGAGGGTATATAAGGAATGTAGAAATCAAAAGCTTATACAATTTCTTAAACGCTTATCTAGTTAACGTTTAATTTTAAAAGCTTTTAGGAGCTTTTTCCATCAACTAAAAGCTTTAAGCTCTTTTTACCAAACGAAGCTTTTTATTTAATCTGAACTTTTTGTTAAAAGCTAATAGCTAGAAGCTCCAAAAAGCTCCCTACCAAACATAGCCAATATATGAAGAAAAAAATGTTCATTAATTCCCACTCTTCTTCGTATAAGACTTATTATGAATATGATATCTTCAATTTGATTGattgattaatatttattttttgctATACATTTTACAATGAACTATCGCCAATATTAATAACCTGTATTATTGAACATAACGTATCAATGTAATATTTGTGTGTTAAATGCATCTTCAATACATGTCCATTAAATGCATCTTTAACGTGAGTCACATGatcacataaaaaaaaaaaaaaattaaaagaacatTTGATTGTTCTTGTTTGGTTGTTGGTTGCTAGTGTTTGTTATGAATTTGTGGTTGTTTGGTAGATTGGTTCCCTTGTTAATGTTGTGTAGGTTGGTTAGTTTGAGTTTGTTTAGTAAGTTCGTTAGGGCTCGTTTCGATTTAACAAGTATTAGGTTTCGTCAAGTTAGTTTTGTTGTTTTAGCCCTCTCATTCCGTTTTGTTGTTCATTTCGGTTGTATTGGTTTGGAGGATCTTCACCTTTTGATGAAGTTTCTTTTAATTACTCCATATAATAGTAAAGTAATAGTAAtcgtatttttaattttaataaaaaaaacatttgatttatcaaattataattaaaagggtaaaatactttttttttgggAAAAAACAATACTATAAAAAgggtaaaatactttttttttttttttttttttggaaaaaaaaatacTATTAAACGGGTAAATTACATATAGTAGTGGCAAAACATGATAGAACTACATCGAACTTTCAAAATGACAACAGTAGAATAATAAGTCTTGCAGCACAATACAAACCAAAATCCAATAAATTTCTTGGTTTATAATTTAGCCTTTGATTATCTAATCGAGCAAACAACAATATGATGCTGTTGGTTTCTTTGTCTTTTTAGATTCTGCTCGAGTCTCTTCCAAAAATAAACCTCCGTCCCCAGTCACCTATCACCAACACCCTTGTGCGCCAGCTCACTAACTTGCTGCATTTATACAAACAAACAACATCACTAGTAATTACAATTATCAAATAGATAGAATTAGAACTTAAGTAATTATCCAAAAGAATTACAACTTAAGGACCAAATACAGTACATGTATCTACatagtttttttaaaacctttgcaGATAACATTAACGATTTGTATTGTTTATCTTCTAAATGACATCATATGATCTAATGAACATATTATTTGTCATGCTCAATATTTATGTTCCTATTGTCCATAAGGGATTCTTCAGAGTATTAAATTAAGGTTGATAAgcaaaaaaacaaataaaaaaaataaaaaagttgtTGTTACCTTGCATACACAGAGTACCAAAGCCACTGTGTACTGTGACCGATTGAAACCCAATCGCCAGGCAGTTGTGCTGCGGTTTGTTCACCACCCAACGGCGCAAACTGGCCTAAATGCTTGTACCTTAAATAACAACATAACCAATCCTTAATTTTACTTATAGTACAACTTATCACTTATTAAGTTTATGAATCTTTATCTAATACCTGAATGGTTTGAAACGATGGCGACCAGTATCTCTAAATCTAATCGGACCTTCAGGATTCTCTTCACACTCCTTCATCCTGTTAAAGCATTTGGCCAGATATTCACCTTGCTGAGCCGCCACCTACGAAAGCAACAATAACTTCAACTActcaatttttaaaaaaaaaaatatttcgacTACTCAATTGGATCGAAGAACAGAATGTTTTATCGAATTTGTTTAAAAATGGTACCTGTGCAGTTGGAGGAAGACTTTTCATTTTAGTATCTACTTCAGAAAGTGCTGCTTTAAACTTCTCAATATCCAATTGAGTTGACTTTTTTGCAGCTTCATCTTGTTGACTTTTCAGCAGTTGGACAAAATTCTTCAGTTTTTTACTCTTCAAGTGGAGCTCCACTTGCGGATACCtctccgtaatatcgttaattacttCAGTAAAATCTTCAACATTCAGCTTTCCAGTCTTGTTCTTGTCCGCCTTACTAAAAATTGCCGATATATCTTCCTGTATACCAAGTCAGTGTACGCAAAGCGAGTCAGAAACTCtggaaaattcaaaaaaaaaaaaaaaaaaaaagccaagtcAATGCACTATAATAAagttttttaaatttatttttttaattttttttttgtgtggtaGAAATAAGAGTATACCATTACTCTACGTTGATTAATAGTCGAACAATCACCAAGAGCATATACATTCGGCACTCCTTCAACTCTAAGCCATTCATCGGTTGCCATAACTCGCCTGTTTCCCTATAATCCAAAAAATAAACAACTTATTAAAATGAAAAGTACTAACTTtttaacatttttaaagttagaaaCCTGTCCAATTTGCTTCATGAAATCCATAATAACCGGACGAGTTCCAATTCCAGTTGACCAAACAACCATTCCGTATGGTAAATCTTTATTTTCACCACTAGATATTTCTTTAAGAGATATTGCCTTATCAGAAACTTTAACAACCATTGATCCTGTTTTGACATTGATACCATCTCTCTTAAATTTTTCTTCAGCAAAATCAGTTATTCTTTTGTCAAACCTGCAAACCAATGCAAATTCCTTATTCATTTAAAGACGTTAGTACCTTTTTTGTAACGAAAAAGTTTGTTATGTTAATCACTTACATGTTCAATATGTGAGCACCTGCTTCTAGCAGTGTTATACTGATATATTTCTTGAGATCAGGATACAATTTTAGTAAATCTTCATGAAGAAAATCATGAAGTTCGGCTGCAAACTCCACCCCCGTGGGCCCACCACCGACCACCACGAAATGGAGAATTCTTCTCCTTTCATCCTCGCTTAAACTTGGAAGACTTGCTCTTTCGAAACAGTCAATGATACTTCGTCGAATTCTCAAAGCATCTTCTACTTCCTAATAAATTTTTCGCTCAATAACAACCTAAAGTATGTTATTAAAAATAGATTTTTCTAACGATAGCCCTTAGGGCTGACGTTGGCGATCCTAGAGTATAACCAGTGTGACACCACTAGTCTGCAATTTTTTTTACAATGTAATCTAATCTTTAGATTTTACAACACACCACTAAACTTTACTAGAGGATCCCATACATTTTTAGAATTTATAGTTTTTTTAGGGTAAACAAACTGCTAAAATTCCCTTCAAATATAAACACTTGGTGAAAAAAAATTCATGACCCCATTGAGTTTTGATCCTGAACTCGCCACTACCGTTAACATGCATAATTGTGTGGTAGATAGCGGTTAATATTGACTTTTGGTAACGATTATTCAAATGTACAATATATTTATACACCTTAACGACAGCCCTAAGGCCCATCGTTAGAAAAATCCTTTCAAAATTCAATAAACAAGAATTTGAATCTACTTGATCTACCTTCAAGAAATGGGCATTTTCAACAACACCGGGAGTGTTAAATGTATTAGCGCGTGCGCCCATAGCTATCACTAGATAATCATAATCCAAAGTGAACTCTTCTTTCCCACCTAAATTACTAGTTTGTGTTGACTTGCAGTGGACTTTCTTGTTCACTGTATCAATCTTAAAACATTCCGCTTCCTTAAAACGAACATCGAAGTTTTTCTGCCATACAATAACAACATTTTCACCTACACTTAATTAACTACCAAAGCATATAAAGGAAAAAATCTAATTACTACTTGGTGTATACCTTCCTGACTATGTTACGGATGGGTTCAACAACACTGCGAGCTTCAACAGTGCCAACTGTAACGCTTGGTAATAAAGGGGTGAACGCAAAGTAGTTGCAAGGCGACACAACTTGAACATCTAACGAGGGATCTTTCAAGTTTTTAAGGAAACTTGTGCCTGCCCAACCTGTTCCTAAAACTACCACTTTCTTTTTCTTGATGGTAGGTTGAGCAGCATCGGCGTAAACATGATTACCAAATGGCCTAACTTCAGAATACGCAACTAATCCACCACCACTACAGAGGATACATcgtcagtggcgattctaggatcagaACTTAATGGGTCATAAATTGTTTTTTTCGGTACAAAGTATATTTGAATACTAAACTTTACCAGGAGACACCACTAAGACACCACTAGTTATTTATGAATCATGACGACAACAGTTTTTGAACAAAATTTAATTGGCATATATATATTTGTAGCTTTTAACCAACAAGTTAGACAGCAGTCACATAATTTGTTTTGAGGCATTGGTGTCAAGTATTATAGAACACGAGAAATACTACTTCTTGAGAACGATTAATTTTTCATcaaaaatgataaatataatatgttACCCATCTTATAAACGGTTTCGTTTCATCTGAAAATACGTATACTAATTATCAACCATCATATTACAAATCAGAGATGACAGATCGAACAAAAGGATCAAGTCGGGCCGACATGATGTATTAAACCGTATTTTTCAGTTCATCCAAGTTTGTCATACGAGTTCCTTTTGGACGAATGATTTTAATTTATCATATTACTACATTTTCTGTTATGTTCACTGCCAAAATATAAGTAACCAATTATCGTTCTGTTGTCAATACTTCTTATGGATCTATGGATTGAATACCATTTTAACTTAAGAATACAGACACATGATCAAATAAACCTACATCACCGTTAAATTAACATCAATATTAAGACAATTAACAAGATTTGGTAGTATAATAATCCACATATATCAATTACGAGTACTATATAAGACGTTGAAAATAGACCTGATGGTGCCGATAATGAGAATTTTAGAAAGGTTAGGATGATCACGGAACGCATTAGAAGCTCTTTGATAAAAAGTATAATAAGATCCTTTCATTCTTCCTTTTATTGTTTTTTATGGATATGGATTATGAAATATGAAACACTATAAATTATGAATTAATTGCAGGAAATAGTGCAAGTGTATGTATATGGTAATGGAGCGGTTTTCTCCCCCTTTTTAGAGGATGGTAGTATGTGTGTTTAAACATAAGAAAAGGCGCGAACTGTGTGGTGTGATGGCCATGTATTTTTGCTATTTTACACTTCAACCCCTCCACGACAACTTGATTACATATTTTATCCATCAACTAATAATCAAATCGAATTATATTTAAGTTTCTAACTCACCCGTAAAAACGTATGGATTGTTAGCTTCTGTTAACATTAAGTTAGCAGAAACTTTTAAatgttggttttattttttgatagaaaaattgatatggttactttgtgaaggatgttatctcacataggtgggaggagaaagttggaggtgAACTCCTTTGCTATAAAAGGATGTCATGGgattacttccaaattgcaccaatcaatacactttaagtatttggttatttctttctttcttacccttgtttgagagttgtattagttaaatattttggagagtttagttggcttaagagagtcgtctatatcattgtaacaatttgtgatatagtgtattttctctctttgggggccggtggtttttctcctgttttggagtttccacgttaaatcttgtgttgtgtattgttcttatttctttactattattgttgggctgggtggtgggaattagtgagaccgtaatttcccaacaactggtatcagagcgtcaggtttgaagggggtctcggttataggagtcggagtatgctctgtggttgccacgggagtggatcgtccatatcagaaacgagttctattgatcgtatagggtatcttgttagacaatattttttctgattcgtagtaatagttgaatttgttagtggcgagttgtggatttccgatttaaagggtcctggctacctgctacatcttttggctattcgaaacgggagcaaaatcagagaaagtgttgtttataggatacggatacgatgtcgaagttcagtccaatgaggtttgatgttgagaaatttgataggaggatcaattttggcttatggcaggttcaagtcaaggatgtgttgattcattctggtttacacaaggctttgaagggtaaaccaaCCCTTGTTCCCAGCAGTGATTCTAGCaagaagttcgatgaagaagaatgggatgatatggatttgagggcggcaagtgcgattcgtttgtgtcttgcaaagaacgtgcttgcaaatgtgcacgggttatcaacggcaaatgagctttgggttaaactagagcagttgtaccagggcaagggcatctcaaatcggttgtgtcttaaagaacaatttcatactctgtgtatggatgggggttcaaagatttcagatcatctaagtattcttaatggtattgtttcagaacttgaagctattggagttaaagtggatgatgaagataaagctttgaggttgatattatctttgtcatcgtcttatgaacacatgaaacctattttgatgtatgggaaagaaactctgaagtttgaagacgtttactagcaagctcctatcccaggagaaaagactggaaggtaacggggtctcgtcatcaggagatacgatggtgttgtgttcggataggtgaaagagaaactctgggaagaatctggtatgctggaggtgcgggaagactgggcattgataatgctaaaaacgaacatatatttcatagcattattcctcaagaaagacaagcttttagttgcaattgttctatttacaagtgatattcgtttaaataataaaaggtgaagacaaaagacagattcgacgaattgaagacgcaaacgaccaaaaagctcaaaagtacaaaagacaatcaaagaggttccaattattgataagaaacgtctcgaaattacaagagtacaagattcaaaacgcaaaatacaaaatataaaattgtacgcaaggacgttcgaaaatccggaaccgggaccagagtcaactcttaacgctcgacgcaacggactaaaaattacaagttaactatgcatataaatataatataatatataattaattatattaattatatatatattatatatatatattataaaaccgtcggcagagaaactccaagggtgtgagctgtaaatacattctccgcgactcgcggagtttgaagagcattttgccgcgagtcgcggagccccaaatttcaactctggctataaagcaaaccgaattctgatcatttttcataatctataatctctcttctctcatatatacgaaaaatatatatatataatttatattttaattttaattttaattataattctaataataagggtatgttagcgaatattgtaagggtgtaagtcgaaattctgtccgtgtaacgctacgctatttttaatcattgtaagttatgttcaacctttttatattaatgtctcgtagctaagttattattatgcttatttaaaacgaagtaatcatgatgttgggctaattactaaaattgggtaattgggctttgtaccataattggggtttggataaaagaacgacacttgtggaaattagactatgggctattaatgggctttatatttgtttaactaaatgaaagtttgttaatgttaatataaagatttacaattgggcgtccctataaattaccatatacactcaatcggacacgatgggcggggtatttatatgtacgaataatcgttcatttaaccggacacgggaatggattaatagccactagaataattaaaacaggggtgaaattacattcaagggtaattggtgtaattgttaacaaagtagtaaaaccttggtttacacgcagtcgataacctggtgtattcattaaacaaagtattaaaaccttgttacaattcgaatccccaattagttggaatatttaacttcgggtataagaataatttgatgaggacactcgcactttatatttatgaccgatggactgttatggacaaaaatcagacggacatattaaataatccaggacaaaggacaattaacccatgggcataaaactaaaatcaacacgtcaaacatcatgattacggaagtttaaataagcataattcttttatttcatatttaatttcctttattttatatttaattgcacttctaattatcgcacttttatttattgttatttaatcgcacttttaattatcgtactttttaattatcgcaagtttattttatcgcacttttattattcgcaatttcattatcgttatttactttacgctttaatttaagtcttgtatttattttatattttacattaggttttaactgcgactaaagtcttaaaatcgacaaaccggtcattaaacggtaaaaacccccctttataataataatattacttatatatatatgtttgtatttttataaaagtaaactaatatagcgttgagctttgtttaaagatttccctgtggaacgaaccggacttactaaaaactacactactgtacgattaggtacactgcctataagtgttgtagcaaggtttaagtatatccattctataaataaataaatatcttgtgtaaaattgtatcgtatttaatagtttttcctgctaaaattaataactattttatatacacctcgcataacatcaagtatttttggcgccgctgccggggaactatcttaaaagccggaagcgcaacgctaatataaaaaaaaaaaaaaaaagatttttagcttacttctattaaaaattcgtttttgtaaaaatatgttttaattattcaaaaatataaaaagaaaaacaaaaatttatatatttttaagagtttgttaaaagttttataagtttctttatctttattttagtttataataatataaattttattaaatatcttttatatatagaaaaaaaaaaacagaaaacagaaaataaaaaaaaatataaaaaaatataaaaacgcgtaaaatttcaaacctgtcagctgaattctggaaccccgcgactcgcggggtttgatgctttaattgccgccactcgcggagcctttctgacaggcgacaaaaaaaccctaaaccagcattaattacgggttttaattaattattattatttaaacctaattattattattattattattattagttttattttaagatttactttttatttaatttgttttatttagtattaattagtttaattaatttgtaaaattaatagttttattaaataaataatataaaaataatatttttataaaaattgtaatttttacaactttttgtatatttttatattttgtacctttttaatcgttgtagcgtaatatttgtatttttcgctcatatttaattttaaacttagtttttgctatagttatttttactcctagatttttaggctttgccgtagaattccttaagtgctttttctttagactaagatttaggtgctttagaattttgcgacgcctttttaagttttagtttctttttaagttatttccatttgagatttagtttttccttgtaagctttaatatttttagaccttttactatgtatcaattatcattccaattagtaatctcaatttgcgattataattttaagttagttgtagtaataaggttaggttagtcaagtatttttaagtttttataagtttcttttatttttccgtcaccttttatttttcaaccattttttttctttttcgaccttttacgacgaactctttttctctcttatttctcgccattctagtttttaggacttagaattttttctacttcttatctaaatttcttaaaattacgaaaatttattttaagtggttaaattaatagacatcaaaattttctggttcgtagtaatagttggatttgtacgtggaccgggttattggagccaaacagtcctcaattatattgagaccaaacgaatcctgcccctctgctgca from Rutidosis leptorrhynchoides isolate AG116_Rl617_1_P2 chromosome 9, CSIRO_AGI_Rlap_v1, whole genome shotgun sequence harbors:
- the LOC139865882 gene encoding external alternative NAD(P)H-ubiquinone oxidoreductase B2, mitochondrial-like is translated as MKGSYYTFYQRASNAFRDHPNLSKILIIGTISGGGLVAYSEVRPFGNHVYADAAQPTIKKKKVVVLGTGWAGTSFLKNLKDPSLDVQVVSPCNYFAFTPLLPSVTVGTVEARSVVEPIRNIVRKKNFDVRFKEAECFKIDTVNKKVHCKSTQTSNLGGKEEFTLDYDYLVIAMGARANTFNTPGVVENAHFLKEVEDALRIRRSIIDCFERASLPSLSEDERRRILHFVVVGGGPTGVEFAAELHDFLHEDLLKLYPDLKKYISITLLEAGAHILNMFDKRITDFAEEKFKRDGINVKTGSMVVKVSDKAISLKEISSGENKDLPYGMVVWSTGIGTRPVIMDFMKQIGQGNRRVMATDEWLRVEGVPNVYALGDCSTINQRRVMEDISAIFSKADKNKTGKLNVEDFTEVINDITERYPQVELHLKSKKLKNFVQLLKSQQDEAAKKSTQLDIEKFKAALSEVDTKMKSLPPTAQVAAQQGEYLAKCFNRMKECEENPEGPIRFRDTGRHRFKPFRYKHLGQFAPLGGEQTAAQLPGDWVSIGHSTQWLWYSVYASKLVSWRTRVLVIGDWGRRFIFGRDSSRI